In Saprospiraceae bacterium, a genomic segment contains:
- the rpmA gene encoding 50S ribosomal protein L27: MAHKKGEGSTSNGRDSNSKRLGVKLFGGQQAIAGNIIVRQRGTRFHPGQNVGIGKDFTLFALKPGVVTFKKTRQDRTVVEVL, from the coding sequence ATGGCACATAAAAAAGGGGAAGGTAGTACCAGTAACGGTCGCGACAGTAATAGTAAACGTTTAGGTGTCAAATTATTTGGCGGTCAGCAAGCCATTGCAGGCAATATTATTGTGCGTCAGAGAGGTACCCGTTTTCATCCGGGGCAAAACGTGGGCATCGGTAAAGATTTTACCTTGTTTGCCTTAAAACCTGGTGTGGTTACTTTTAAGAAAACACGTCAGGATAGAACCGTAGTAGAGGTTCTTTAA
- a CDS encoding TIGR04282 family arsenosugar biosynthesis glycosyltransferase, whose amino-acid sequence MDTFSTQTALIIFIKNSIPGKVKTRIGSVWGDVKALEIYFELQRITRAVCDEFEGPKYLYYSDGISPTDDWDPSIYNKNVQSGEELGDRMYQAFSNVLDRHPKAIIIGSDCPYLQLNDFLEAEKKLESRDLVIGPAGDGGYYLLALRHPYRELFDGVPWSKSEVLKTSLQIAGKLGLKTSFLRTLWDIDLPDDWTIYQMLQKEMRKR is encoded by the coding sequence TTGGACACTTTTTCTACTCAGACTGCCTTAATTATTTTTATCAAAAATTCCATTCCGGGAAAAGTTAAAACCAGAATTGGAAGTGTTTGGGGCGATGTAAAAGCGCTCGAAATTTATTTTGAACTTCAGCGAATAACAAGAGCCGTATGTGATGAATTTGAAGGGCCAAAATACTTATATTACAGTGATGGTATCTCACCAACAGATGATTGGGATCCATCCATTTATAATAAAAATGTGCAATCAGGAGAAGAGTTGGGAGATCGAATGTATCAAGCATTCAGCAACGTTTTGGACAGGCATCCAAAAGCCATAATTATTGGAAGTGATTGTCCTTATCTTCAATTAAATGATTTCCTGGAAGCTGAAAAAAAATTGGAATCAAGAGATCTGGTCATTGGCCCTGCTGGCGATGGCGGTTATTATTTATTGGCTTTGAGACATCCCTATCGTGAATTATTTGACGGTGTTCCCTGGAGTAAGTCTGAGGTATTAAAAACAAGCCTGCAAATTGCCGGAAAACTAGGACTCAAAACAAGCTTCCTAAGAACACTGTGGGATATAGACCTTCCAGACGACTGGACGATTTATCAAATGTTGCAAAAGGAGATGAGGAAACGTTAA
- a CDS encoding DUF4293 family protein, which produces MIQKAGKINQFEPGIGLWLSGIGLFMCWLATRSIRKDEALVRSMDRLR; this is translated from the coding sequence ATGATCCAAAAAGCCGGTAAGATCAACCAATTTGAACCGGGAATTGGGTTATGGTTATCCGGCATCGGGCTTTTCATGTGTTGGCTTGCTACGCGTTCTATTAGAAAAGACGAAGCATTAGTGAGATCGATGGACAGACTTCGTTAA
- a CDS encoding tetratricopeptide repeat protein, with product MKGYFTFPLLLFFFTQVIAEDAKQYYNAGKFDEALFALSKLENEGNKGSELYFNKAMCHYKLSEYPSAILYFEKALKWDPNCESCLQMLSVSQKKTGLELYALPENKVIGIYFSVLNQWPTLIWFMAALLLISFTLYLNYYWQRADRYLKFPYFINALLVVAVISLLMAAHREYLFLKSDQFILMMPVALKKSPDEKSPDIQQLLAGMKLKKTLQLGTWIKVETTEFDSGWVPADKLAAISL from the coding sequence ATGAAAGGATATTTTACTTTCCCATTATTGCTCTTCTTCTTTACTCAAGTAATTGCAGAAGATGCAAAACAATATTATAATGCCGGCAAATTTGATGAGGCATTGTTTGCGCTTTCGAAACTGGAAAATGAAGGTAACAAGGGATCTGAATTATACTTTAATAAGGCCATGTGCCATTACAAACTTTCTGAATACCCCTCAGCAATACTTTATTTTGAAAAGGCACTGAAGTGGGACCCTAACTGCGAATCATGTTTGCAAATGTTATCTGTTTCGCAAAAAAAAACAGGATTAGAATTATATGCGCTGCCTGAAAATAAAGTCATAGGCATATACTTTTCGGTATTAAATCAGTGGCCAACATTAATTTGGTTTATGGCAGCGCTGTTGCTGATCAGTTTTACTTTGTACCTGAATTATTATTGGCAAAGAGCTGATAGGTATTTGAAATTTCCATATTTCATAAATGCTTTGTTGGTCGTCGCGGTAATAAGTTTATTAATGGCGGCACACAGAGAGTACCTTTTTCTGAAATCGGACCAATTTATTTTGATGATGCCTGTTGCTCTTAAAAAATCTCCTGATGAAAAAAGTCCAGATATTCAGCAACTTCTAGCCGGGATGAAACTTAAAAAGACCCTCCAATTGGGAACATGGATCAAAGTTGAAACGACAGAATTCGATTCAGGCTGGGTACCTGCAGATAAACTTGCAGCTATAAGCCTTTAA
- a CDS encoding DUF4293 family protein: MIQRIQTIWLLLAAGCFLAQWMPALVLASTPSEGLGVFADKVFWSGESFVVLMGSGVSGILVLISVLYKERVMQILLVAVSSLIQMIMGVGVPFT; encoded by the coding sequence ATGATACAACGCATACAAACGATATGGTTATTATTGGCAGCCGGCTGTTTTTTAGCCCAATGGATGCCAGCTTTAGTGCTTGCAAGCACTCCATCAGAAGGTTTAGGGGTGTTTGCAGATAAGGTATTTTGGAGTGGCGAGAGTTTTGTTGTTCTGATGGGTTCGGGTGTTTCAGGAATTCTCGTTTTGATATCTGTTTTATATAAAGAACGCGTCATGCAGATTTTACTCGTAGCAGTCTCCAGTTTGATTCAAATGATCATGGGGGTAGGAGTTCCTTTTACATGA
- the rplU gene encoding 50S ribosomal protein L21, translated as MIAVVNIAGQQFKCSSGQKLFVHRLEADRGAQVNLDQVLMIINGDQTTVGTPVVEGASVSAKVLDHVKGDKQIVYKKKKRKGYEKKNGHRQSFTQIEIESIKS; from the coding sequence ATGATCGCAGTAGTGAACATCGCAGGACAACAATTCAAGTGCAGCTCGGGCCAGAAGTTATTTGTCCACAGGCTCGAAGCAGACCGTGGCGCTCAAGTTAATTTAGACCAGGTATTGATGATCATTAATGGCGACCAAACAACTGTTGGGACTCCTGTTGTGGAGGGCGCTAGTGTTTCAGCTAAAGTTTTAGACCACGTAAAGGGCGATAAACAAATCGTTTACAAAAAGAAGAAGAGAAAAGGATACGAGAAGAAAAACGGACATCGCCAGAGTTTTACACAAATCGAAATTGAATCTATAAAATCCTGA
- a CDS encoding FAD-binding oxidoreductase: MHTLSFWERKAYFENVDVTIVGGGLVGLSTGISLLEKNQNLRVLILERHSIPHGASTKNAGFACFGSPSELLDDLKGRPASEVFSLFSQRYRGIQKLIERTNKSQIDYHPDGGYELLLKNTEFESISQETLDILNSGIENVTGLKDYFYFRDDLVEKFGLKGFEGIICNAYEASIDPVKTLNCLHEIYRSMGGHILYGMNVKKWNESEQLVEIQLAEGVDFYCRQMIFCVNGFAKQYFSELAVQAARNSVLILKPSKPLLLKGCFHVDRGYIYFRNIDGNLLIGGGRNWDPEKEYTTEFQINPLIESQLLQFAENHIFQNTNYIYIQNWTGIMGLGSVKSPIIKMISDHIGVAVRLGGMGVALASLVGEEAAIMLLEPKNPLK; encoded by the coding sequence ATGCATACGCTGAGTTTTTGGGAACGGAAAGCATATTTTGAAAATGTGGATGTAACCATTGTTGGGGGAGGCTTGGTAGGTCTTTCTACGGGAATTTCCCTACTTGAAAAAAACCAAAACCTCAGGGTCCTGATCCTGGAAAGGCATTCCATACCTCATGGCGCAAGTACTAAAAATGCAGGCTTTGCATGCTTTGGAAGTCCCAGCGAATTACTAGATGATCTCAAAGGCAGACCCGCTTCCGAAGTTTTTAGTTTGTTCTCGCAAAGGTATCGCGGCATTCAAAAACTGATTGAAAGAACAAACAAATCTCAAATTGATTACCATCCAGATGGAGGTTATGAGCTGCTGTTAAAAAACACTGAATTCGAATCCATTTCTCAAGAAACTTTGGATATTCTTAATTCAGGAATTGAAAATGTCACCGGACTCAAAGATTATTTCTATTTCAGAGACGATCTGGTGGAAAAATTCGGACTAAAAGGCTTTGAAGGAATTATTTGCAACGCCTATGAAGCAAGTATAGATCCGGTAAAAACATTAAACTGTCTTCATGAAATTTATCGTTCAATGGGCGGCCACATTTTGTATGGAATGAATGTCAAAAAGTGGAATGAATCTGAACAACTTGTTGAAATCCAACTTGCCGAAGGTGTTGACTTTTATTGCAGGCAAATGATATTTTGTGTCAATGGATTTGCAAAACAATATTTTTCTGAATTAGCTGTTCAAGCAGCAAGAAATTCCGTGTTGATCTTAAAACCTTCCAAACCTTTACTTCTAAAGGGTTGTTTTCATGTAGACAGAGGATATATTTATTTTCGCAACATTGATGGAAATTTATTGATTGGAGGTGGGAGAAATTGGGATCCGGAAAAAGAATACACTACCGAATTTCAAATCAATCCGCTTATTGAAAGCCAATTATTGCAGTTTGCGGAAAATCATATATTTCAAAATACAAATTATATATACATTCAAAATTGGACAGGCATCATGGGTTTAGGTTCCGTTAAAAGTCCCATCATAAAAATGATCTCCGATCACATCGGAGTAGCAGTTCGTTTGGGAGGCATGGGAGTTGCATTGGCAAGTTTGGTTGGTGAAGAAGCCGCAATAATGCTGCTGGAACCAAAAAATCCGCTCAAATGA